One genomic region from Blastococcus sp. Marseille-P5729 encodes:
- a CDS encoding acetolactate synthase large subunit → MASPPAAAPSAPRRGAAAPEPQIVEHCSGAQSLVRSLECVGAETLFGIPGGAVLPVYDPLFDSSLRHILVRHEQGAGHAAEGYAQATGKVGVCIATSGPGATNLVTPIADAHMDSVPIVAITGQVSARLLGTDGFQEADICGITTPITKHNVLVTDPEDIPRAVSEAFHIAASGRPGPVLVDIPKSVLEAQTVFQWPPQHHLPGYRPVTRPHLKQIREAAKLIHSSVRPVLYVGGGVIKAEASAELLALADLTGIPVVTTLMARGAFPDSHPQHLGMPGMHGTVPAVTALQKADLLIALGTRFDDRVTGDLSTFAPGAKVVHADIDPAEIGKNRVADVPIVGDCKETMVELVTALTALREESEPADISSWKQQLERWREKFPLGYDWPADGTLSPQYVMERIDALTPDGAVYVAGVGQHQMWAAQFVKYEQPRTWLNSGGLGTMGYAIPAAMGAKVGAPEKVVWAIDGDGCFQMTNQELATCAIEGIPIKVAVINNGNLGMVRQWQTLFYDERYSNTDLGTHKLRIPDFVMLAESLGCVGLRAESKEDVDDVIAQALQINDRPVVIDFTVGKDAQVWPMVAAGRSNDEILAARDIRPDFDEE, encoded by the coding sequence ATGGCAAGCCCACCCGCAGCCGCGCCATCCGCACCGCGTCGCGGTGCCGCAGCACCCGAACCGCAGATCGTCGAGCACTGCAGCGGCGCACAGTCACTGGTGCGTTCGCTGGAGTGCGTCGGCGCGGAGACGCTGTTCGGCATTCCCGGTGGCGCCGTGCTGCCGGTCTACGATCCGCTGTTCGACTCCTCGTTGCGCCACATCCTCGTGCGCCACGAGCAGGGGGCAGGGCACGCCGCCGAGGGCTATGCCCAGGCCACCGGCAAGGTCGGCGTCTGCATCGCCACCTCCGGCCCCGGCGCGACCAACCTGGTCACGCCCATCGCTGATGCCCACATGGACTCGGTGCCCATCGTGGCCATCACCGGCCAGGTGTCCGCGAGACTGCTCGGCACGGACGGGTTCCAGGAAGCCGACATTTGCGGCATCACCACCCCCATCACCAAGCACAACGTCCTGGTCACCGATCCCGAGGACATCCCCCGCGCCGTCTCGGAGGCCTTCCACATCGCCGCCAGTGGCCGCCCCGGTCCGGTGCTCGTCGACATCCCCAAGAGTGTGCTGGAGGCGCAGACCGTCTTCCAGTGGCCGCCGCAGCACCACCTGCCCGGCTACCGACCGGTGACCCGCCCGCACCTCAAGCAGATCCGCGAGGCCGCCAAGCTCATCCACTCCTCCGTGCGTCCGGTGCTGTACGTCGGTGGTGGCGTGATCAAGGCCGAGGCATCCGCCGAGCTGCTCGCGCTCGCCGACCTCACCGGGATCCCGGTCGTCACGACCCTGATGGCGCGCGGCGCCTTCCCGGACTCGCACCCGCAGCACCTGGGCATGCCCGGCATGCACGGCACCGTCCCTGCCGTCACCGCGCTGCAGAAGGCCGACCTGCTGATCGCCCTCGGTACCCGGTTCGACGACCGCGTCACCGGTGACCTGTCGACCTTCGCGCCCGGCGCCAAGGTAGTGCACGCCGACATCGACCCCGCGGAGATCGGCAAGAACCGGGTCGCCGACGTGCCGATCGTCGGTGACTGCAAGGAGACGATGGTCGAGCTGGTCACCGCGCTGACGGCCCTGCGTGAGGAGTCCGAGCCCGCCGACATCTCGTCCTGGAAGCAGCAGCTCGAGCGGTGGCGCGAGAAGTTCCCGCTCGGCTACGACTGGCCGGCGGACGGCACGCTGTCTCCGCAGTACGTCATGGAGCGCATCGACGCGCTGACGCCGGACGGCGCGGTGTACGTCGCCGGCGTCGGTCAGCACCAGATGTGGGCCGCGCAGTTCGTGAAGTACGAGCAGCCCCGCACCTGGCTGAACTCCGGCGGGCTGGGCACCATGGGCTACGCGATTCCGGCAGCGATGGGCGCCAAGGTCGGTGCGCCGGAGAAGGTCGTGTGGGCGATCGACGGCGACGGCTGCTTCCAGATGACCAACCAGGAGCTGGCCACCTGCGCGATCGAGGGAATCCCGATCAAGGTCGCGGTCATCAACAACGGCAACCTCGGCATGGTTCGCCAGTGGCAGACGCTGTTCTACGACGAGCGGTACTCCAACACCGATCTGGGCACCCACAAGCTGCGCATCCCCGACTTCGTCATGCTGGCCGAGTCGCTGGGCTGCGTGGGGCTGCGTGCCGAGTCCAAGGAGGACGTCGACGACGTCATCGCGCAGGCGCTGCAGATCAATGACCGGCCGGTCGTCATCGACTTCACCGTCGGCAAGGACGCCCAGGTCTGGCCGATGGTCGCCGCGGGCCGAAGCAACGACGAGATCCTCGCCGCGCGTGACATCCGCCCCGACTTCGACGAGGAGTAG
- a CDS encoding FHA domain-containing protein, whose translation MSQDDSDHTQQLHHLIEEGADLPTALTARPGHPGAGGYSVSSRQQRVTLGRGGQCDVVIDDDRVSRLHAVVRLLGTRAVLEDAGSTNGTYVDGVRVEGPVELNEGAMVRFGRRGPVFRYGRNIGRPPGSDGLIRPPNFGC comes from the coding sequence GTGAGCCAGGACGACTCGGACCACACGCAGCAGCTGCACCACCTCATCGAGGAGGGTGCCGACCTGCCCACCGCGCTGACCGCACGGCCCGGCCACCCCGGCGCCGGCGGCTACTCGGTGTCCTCGCGTCAGCAGCGCGTGACCCTGGGCCGCGGCGGTCAGTGTGACGTCGTGATCGATGACGACCGGGTGTCGCGGCTGCACGCCGTCGTCCGGCTGCTGGGCACCCGCGCGGTCCTCGAGGACGCCGGGTCAACCAACGGCACCTATGTCGACGGGGTGCGGGTCGAGGGACCGGTCGAGCTGAACGAGGGTGCCATGGTGCGGTTCGGCCGCCGCGGCCCGGTCTTCCGGTACGGACGAAATATCGGGCGCCCGCCGGGCTCGGACGGCCTCATCAGGCCACCCAACTTCGGATGCTGA
- a CDS encoding TetR/AcrR family transcriptional regulator: MVRLAITERRELLIAAAWRVMVNHGVAAATTRAICAEAGMPQSSFHYCFDSRTDLLKIVVTSRIPGYVERSVEQLETTGTVLERAHRTLGAYWKDVVENPAMHAVFFDIAMTSYYDPELRELGAFQYQQFHQAAVSILSHVVADGQYVWLDDIDTLAVNLVAFLDGTTLRYIIDPSTPGLDDALRGYGEYLATRLRAVQD; this comes from the coding sequence GTGGTGCGCCTTGCCATCACCGAGCGCCGGGAGTTGCTGATCGCGGCGGCGTGGCGGGTCATGGTCAACCACGGCGTGGCCGCGGCCACCACGCGCGCGATCTGCGCCGAGGCGGGCATGCCGCAGAGCTCCTTCCACTACTGCTTTGACAGCCGCACCGACCTGTTGAAGATCGTCGTGACCAGTCGGATCCCCGGTTATGTCGAGCGCTCGGTCGAGCAGCTGGAGACCACCGGCACCGTTCTCGAACGCGCGCACCGAACCCTGGGCGCGTACTGGAAGGACGTGGTCGAGAACCCGGCGATGCACGCGGTCTTCTTCGATATCGCGATGACGTCGTACTACGACCCGGAGCTGCGCGAGCTGGGCGCCTTCCAGTACCAGCAGTTCCATCAGGCCGCGGTCTCGATCCTGAGCCATGTCGTGGCCGACGGCCAGTACGTCTGGCTCGACGACATCGACACGCTGGCGGTCAACCTCGTGGCCTTCCTCGACGGCACGACGCTGCGCTACATCATCGATCCGTCGACCCCGGGTCTCGACGACGCCCTGCGCGGGTACGGCGAGTACCTCGCCACCCGCCTGCGGGCCGTGCAAGACTAG
- a CDS encoding alanine racemase — MTDSLAGRFARYQGLTGELSAPVGILDLDALEHNAADMLRRAAGTPIRLSTKSLRCLPLIQHLLRMPGIHGALALTLSEALWLHAHGVEDIVVGYPTVDRAALARLGAAAEDELPVVLMVDSVAQVDLAQSLTGASRQRPLRVCLELDAGLRVGSRVHLGPRRSPIHTPGQLVALAETLARRPEVRIEGVMAYEGQIAGVADAGGGPRARAVRAMKTVSRRELAERRAAAIEAVSRVARLRFVNGGGSGSIDSTGAEACVTEIAAGSGFVGPALFDRYVDMAPRPAMLFGLDVVRRPVPGIATLLGGGWVASGPPGADRMPAIAWPEGLSFTSMEGPGETQSPVTGPAADRLRIGDRVWLRHAKAGELCERLNELQVISGDRLSGAWSTYRGAGKAYL; from the coding sequence ATGACCGATTCGCTGGCCGGCCGGTTCGCCCGGTACCAGGGGCTGACCGGTGAGCTCAGCGCCCCTGTGGGGATCCTGGACCTGGACGCGCTGGAACACAATGCCGCGGACATGCTGCGCCGCGCCGCGGGCACACCGATCAGGCTGTCCACGAAGTCGCTGCGCTGCCTCCCGCTCATCCAGCATCTGCTGCGGATGCCAGGCATCCACGGTGCCCTCGCATTGACCTTGTCCGAGGCCCTCTGGCTACACGCCCACGGTGTCGAGGACATCGTGGTGGGCTACCCGACCGTGGACCGCGCCGCACTCGCCCGGCTGGGCGCCGCCGCCGAGGACGAGCTGCCCGTCGTGCTGATGGTGGACTCGGTCGCTCAGGTCGACCTGGCGCAGTCGCTCACCGGAGCATCCCGGCAACGGCCGCTGCGGGTGTGCCTCGAGCTCGATGCCGGGTTGCGCGTGGGCTCACGGGTCCACCTCGGGCCGCGCCGCTCGCCTATACACACGCCGGGCCAGCTGGTCGCGCTGGCAGAGACGCTGGCCCGCCGCCCGGAGGTACGGATCGAAGGCGTGATGGCGTACGAGGGACAGATCGCGGGCGTCGCGGACGCCGGCGGCGGGCCGCGTGCCCGCGCGGTTCGCGCGATGAAGACCGTGTCCCGCCGAGAGCTCGCCGAGCGGCGAGCCGCCGCGATCGAGGCGGTGAGCCGCGTGGCCCGGCTGCGCTTCGTCAACGGCGGTGGCAGCGGATCGATCGACTCGACCGGCGCCGAGGCATGCGTCACCGAGATCGCCGCGGGCTCGGGCTTCGTCGGGCCGGCGCTGTTCGACCGCTATGTCGACATGGCGCCGCGCCCGGCGATGCTGTTCGGGCTGGACGTCGTCCGCCGGCCGGTGCCGGGCATCGCCACGCTGCTCGGCGGCGGCTGGGTCGCCAGCGGTCCGCCGGGCGCAGACCGGATGCCGGCGATCGCCTGGCCCGAGGGGTTGTCGTTCACGTCGATGGAGGGGCCGGGCGAGACCCAGTCGCCGGTGACCGGTCCGGCCGCGGACCGGTTGCGTATCGGGGACCGGGTGTGGCTGCGGCACGCCAAGGCCGGCGAGCTGTGCGAGCGGCTGAACGAGCTGCAGGTCATCAGCGGTGATCGTCTCAGCGGCGCGTGGTCGACCTACCGCGGGGCGGGCAAGGCCTACCTCTGA
- a CDS encoding sorbosone dehydrogenase family protein has translation MTHRSRRALTGLAGALVCVLLSGCGEDGYLGSGSWEQKPSAQPPEIPKPQQPGPPGGGAEPGQPQDDGIRATGLDQPSAIAALPDGTALVGERSSGVVTRVHPIKDQPQETLYQIPEVDGSGGTGLLAMVASPYYLENGLVYAYLTTPTEGRIVSLNASGVPKTLVGGLPKAPAAMTIGPDGDVMVATGGSGSPNAGQVLSIDPWGGPGGSAKVNLVVTEGVPNPVGMCTDGTNVYVVDGGSGPAGSLTGNAIYKVAGEETSGGNLGSAMKPVVSYTAGKDAGAAGCVASSVAIIAAGTDSQALMTTVLDQNLQPTGDPTLSLVGEYGRLRALALDPVEGGLWVGTYNRDGVGDPAADDDKILYLPPPAGGGDGGDIS, from the coding sequence ATGACACATCGGTCCCGCCGCGCCCTCACGGGCCTCGCTGGGGCCCTCGTCTGCGTGCTGCTGAGCGGCTGCGGCGAGGACGGTTATCTCGGCTCGGGATCCTGGGAGCAGAAGCCGAGCGCGCAGCCGCCGGAGATCCCCAAGCCGCAGCAGCCCGGACCACCGGGCGGCGGTGCCGAGCCCGGTCAACCGCAGGACGACGGGATCCGGGCCACCGGTCTCGACCAGCCGTCCGCCATCGCCGCGCTGCCGGACGGCACCGCGCTCGTGGGCGAGCGTTCCAGCGGCGTCGTCACCCGCGTCCACCCGATCAAGGACCAGCCGCAGGAGACCCTCTACCAGATCCCCGAGGTGGACGGCTCCGGCGGCACCGGGCTGCTGGCGATGGTCGCCTCGCCGTACTACCTGGAGAACGGGCTGGTCTACGCCTATCTCACCACTCCCACCGAGGGGCGGATTGTCTCGCTGAACGCCTCCGGCGTGCCCAAGACCCTCGTCGGCGGACTGCCGAAGGCGCCGGCGGCGATGACGATCGGGCCGGACGGCGACGTGATGGTGGCGACCGGCGGATCCGGATCGCCGAACGCCGGCCAGGTGCTCAGCATCGATCCGTGGGGTGGCCCCGGCGGGTCCGCCAAGGTAAACCTCGTGGTCACGGAGGGCGTCCCCAACCCGGTCGGCATGTGCACCGACGGCACCAACGTGTATGTCGTCGACGGCGGCTCGGGCCCGGCCGGGTCGCTGACCGGCAACGCCATCTACAAGGTGGCCGGCGAGGAGACGAGCGGCGGGAACCTCGGCAGCGCTATGAAGCCCGTGGTCAGCTACACAGCGGGCAAGGACGCCGGCGCGGCGGGGTGCGTCGCCAGCAGCGTCGCGATCATCGCCGCGGGCACCGACTCGCAGGCGCTGATGACGACCGTCCTCGACCAGAATCTGCAGCCGACCGGCGATCCGACCCTCTCGCTGGTGGGCGAGTATGGCCGGCTGCGGGCGCTCGCTCTCGACCCGGTGGAGGGCGGGTTGTGGGTCGGGACCTACAACCGCGACGGGGTCGGCGACCCGGCCGCGGACGACGACAAGATCCTGTACCTCCCACCGCCGGCCGGCGGTGGAGACGGTGGGGACATCAGCTAG
- the gatB gene encoding Asp-tRNA(Asn)/Glu-tRNA(Gln) amidotransferase subunit GatB encodes MSTQTSQDPQVAEVLRTYEPVVGLETHVELGTASKMFCGCATAFGAEPNTQICPVCLGLPGALPVPNEKAIESTIRIGLALHCSIAEHSRFSRKNYFYPDMPKNFQTSQYDDPLCADGYLDVQVDGESFRVDVERVHLEEDTGKTLHVGGSTGRIQGATHSLVDFNRAGIPLVEIVTKPIVGAGEKAPAVARAYVTELREICRALGVSDVRMEQGSLRCDVNLSLNKPGEPWGTRTETKNVNSLRSVEQAVRSEIVRQAPILDDGGRIVQETRHFHEDTGQTTPGRSKEEATDYRYFPEPDLLPMTPDPDWVRGLRDELPELPSARQARLQGEWGLSDKEMASLIGAGAMDLVIATIDAGAPQADARKWWTGELARRANENGIELAELAITPAQVAGVVALVQEGKINDKLARQVVEGVLAGEGEPEQVITDRGLAVVSDTAALGSAVDEAIAANPDVAEKIRGGKVQAVGALVGAVMKATRGQADAAAVKTLILDKLGVS; translated from the coding sequence GTGAGCACGCAGACCAGCCAGGATCCGCAGGTAGCCGAGGTCCTGCGGACCTACGAACCGGTCGTCGGGCTCGAGACGCACGTCGAGCTGGGCACCGCCTCCAAGATGTTCTGCGGGTGCGCCACCGCGTTCGGCGCCGAGCCCAACACCCAGATCTGCCCGGTCTGCCTCGGGCTCCCCGGGGCCCTGCCGGTGCCCAACGAGAAGGCCATCGAGTCGACCATCCGGATCGGCTTGGCGCTGCACTGCAGCATCGCCGAGCACTCGCGGTTCTCCCGCAAGAACTACTTCTACCCGGACATGCCCAAGAACTTCCAGACCTCGCAGTACGACGACCCGCTGTGCGCCGACGGATATCTCGACGTGCAGGTGGACGGCGAGAGCTTCCGCGTCGACGTCGAGCGCGTCCACCTGGAGGAGGACACCGGCAAGACGCTGCACGTCGGCGGGTCCACCGGTCGCATCCAGGGGGCCACGCATTCCCTGGTCGACTTCAACCGCGCCGGCATCCCGCTGGTCGAGATCGTCACCAAGCCGATCGTGGGCGCGGGCGAGAAGGCTCCCGCGGTCGCCCGCGCGTACGTGACCGAGCTGCGCGAGATCTGCCGCGCGCTCGGCGTCTCGGACGTGCGGATGGAGCAGGGCTCGTTGCGCTGTGACGTGAACCTGTCGCTGAACAAGCCGGGGGAGCCGTGGGGCACCCGCACCGAGACCAAGAATGTCAACAGCCTGCGCTCGGTCGAGCAGGCGGTGCGCAGCGAGATCGTCCGCCAGGCGCCGATCCTCGACGACGGCGGCCGGATCGTCCAGGAGACCCGGCACTTCCACGAGGACACCGGGCAGACCACACCGGGGCGCAGCAAGGAGGAGGCCACCGACTACCGGTACTTCCCCGAGCCCGACCTGCTGCCGATGACCCCGGACCCGGATTGGGTCCGGGGGTTGCGCGACGAGCTCCCCGAGCTGCCCAGCGCCCGGCAGGCACGCCTGCAGGGCGAGTGGGGGCTCAGCGACAAGGAGATGGCCTCCCTGATCGGCGCCGGAGCGATGGATCTCGTGATCGCCACGATCGACGCCGGCGCGCCGCAGGCCGACGCCCGCAAGTGGTGGACCGGCGAGCTGGCCAGACGCGCCAACGAGAACGGCATCGAGCTCGCCGAGCTCGCCATCACGCCCGCCCAGGTCGCTGGGGTCGTCGCGTTGGTCCAGGAGGGCAAGATCAACGACAAGCTCGCTCGCCAGGTCGTGGAAGGCGTGCTGGCGGGGGAGGGTGAGCCCGAGCAGGTGATCACCGACCGCGGGCTGGCCGTCGTCTCGGACACCGCCGCGCTGGGCAGCGCCGTCGACGAGGCGATCGCGGCCAACCCGGACGTGGCCGAGAAGATCCGCGGCGGCAAGGTGCAGGCGGTCGGCGCGCTGGTCGGTGCGGTCATGAAGGCCACGCGCGGCCAGGCGGACGCCGCCGCGGTCAAGACCCTCATCCTCGACAAGCTGGGCGTGTCCTAG
- the gatA gene encoding Asp-tRNA(Asn)/Glu-tRNA(Gln) amidotransferase subunit GatA, which yields MSDLTRLGAAELAAAIADGSTSSVQATRAHLDRIEQIDERTGAFLHVGSERALAAAERADAAIKAGAAGPLTGVPVAVKDAFVTRGVPTTAGSRILEGWLPPYESTVTGRLADAGMVVLGKANMDEFAMGSTNENSAYRPAANPWNLELTPGGSSGGSAVAVSAYEAPLAVGTDTGGSIRQPAALTGIVGMKPTYGTSSRYGLIAFSSSLDTPGPFGRSVLDTALLHEAMSGYDPRDSTSIDAPVARVVEAARRGATEGLAGLRVGVVTELLGAGLEAGVRAEFDAAVQTLRDLGADIVEISCPHFSYGVAAYYLIAPSEASSNLARFDSVRYGLRVGDDGRRGLEEVVSMTREAGFGPEVKRRIILGTYALSAGYYDAFYGQAQKVRTLIARDFTSAFEDVDVLVSPTAPTVAYPRGKANTDPLAVYLLDLTTLPASLAGTPAMSVPIGLSDDPRAPGGQRLPVGMQIMAPSQGDERCYRVGAALEKALVDARGGLFLDGAPVL from the coding sequence CGGCTCGACCAGTTCCGTGCAGGCGACTCGGGCACACCTCGACCGGATCGAGCAGATCGACGAGCGCACCGGCGCCTTCCTGCACGTCGGCAGCGAGCGAGCGCTGGCGGCCGCTGAACGCGCGGACGCCGCGATCAAGGCCGGTGCCGCCGGGCCCCTGACCGGCGTGCCCGTGGCGGTCAAGGACGCCTTCGTCACCCGGGGCGTCCCCACGACGGCCGGCTCCCGGATCCTCGAGGGCTGGCTTCCGCCGTACGAGTCGACTGTCACCGGGCGGCTCGCGGACGCCGGGATGGTCGTGCTCGGCAAGGCCAACATGGACGAGTTCGCGATGGGCTCGACCAACGAGAACTCCGCCTACCGCCCCGCCGCGAACCCGTGGAACCTCGAGCTGACCCCGGGCGGTTCATCGGGCGGCTCCGCGGTCGCCGTCAGCGCGTACGAGGCGCCGCTCGCGGTGGGCACGGACACCGGCGGGTCGATCCGTCAGCCGGCAGCACTGACCGGCATCGTCGGCATGAAGCCGACCTACGGCACCAGTTCCCGCTACGGCCTGATCGCCTTCTCCTCCAGCCTGGACACGCCTGGACCGTTCGGACGCAGCGTGCTCGACACGGCGCTGCTGCATGAGGCAATGAGTGGTTACGACCCGCGCGACTCCACCTCCATCGACGCTCCGGTCGCCCGCGTCGTCGAGGCCGCCCGGCGTGGCGCCACCGAGGGCCTGGCGGGACTGCGCGTCGGCGTGGTCACCGAGCTGCTGGGTGCGGGCCTGGAGGCGGGGGTGCGAGCCGAGTTCGACGCGGCGGTGCAGACCCTTCGTGACCTCGGCGCCGACATCGTCGAGATCTCCTGCCCACACTTCTCGTACGGCGTCGCGGCGTACTACCTGATCGCGCCGTCCGAGGCGTCGTCCAACCTGGCCCGCTTCGACTCGGTGCGCTACGGCCTGCGTGTCGGGGACGATGGCCGGCGTGGCCTCGAGGAGGTCGTGTCGATGACCCGCGAGGCTGGCTTCGGACCGGAGGTCAAGCGGCGCATCATCCTCGGCACCTACGCGCTGTCGGCCGGCTACTACGACGCCTTCTACGGCCAGGCGCAGAAGGTCCGCACGCTCATCGCCCGCGATTTCACCAGTGCCTTCGAGGACGTCGACGTCCTCGTGTCACCCACCGCCCCGACCGTGGCCTACCCGCGCGGAAAGGCCAATACCGACCCGCTCGCGGTGTACCTGCTCGATTTGACCACCCTGCCCGCCTCCCTCGCCGGCACCCCCGCCATGTCGGTGCCGATCGGGCTCTCCGACGATCCGCGGGCTCCGGGCGGGCAGCGGCTGCCGGTCGGTATGCAGATCATGGCCCCGTCCCAGGGCGACGAGCGCTGCTACCGCGTCGGTGCCGCGCTGGAGAAGGCACTCGTCGACGCGCGCGGCGGCCTATTCCTGGACGGAGCACCGGTCCTGTGA